In Pseudonocardia cypriaca, a single genomic region encodes these proteins:
- a CDS encoding universal stress protein: MERHDERPVVVGVDASDSARAAAVWAGDLAAAWGAPLHLLHAVPGEAPAQEAQPAWLRELADAAENAGAAPSRVEVVPHGTVELLADRADRARMLVLGSYGEGAWSGMLAGAVALALAGTVPCPVAVVRGAAPRVAPPRNGPVVVGVDGSATGHAAALLAVDVAASVGAPLIAVHAWSDVAESGGGLRRRHDDWAELAEQGGAVLAEEIQAAAEARPALDIRRDLVNDTALRALLRWADDARMLVVGHRGHGLTQGTRLGSTSRALVEFAPCPVVVTPPVPAPVAQATHSTNAAR, translated from the coding sequence GTGGAGAGACACGATGAGCGGCCCGTGGTGGTGGGAGTGGACGCCTCGGACTCGGCGCGCGCCGCAGCGGTCTGGGCCGGTGACCTCGCCGCGGCGTGGGGTGCCCCGCTGCACCTGCTGCACGCCGTGCCCGGGGAGGCACCCGCGCAGGAGGCACAGCCCGCCTGGCTGCGGGAGCTGGCCGATGCGGCCGAGAACGCCGGTGCCGCCCCGAGTCGCGTCGAGGTCGTGCCGCACGGCACCGTCGAGCTGCTCGCCGATCGGGCCGACCGCGCCAGGATGCTCGTGCTGGGCAGCTACGGTGAGGGTGCCTGGTCCGGGATGCTCGCCGGCGCCGTCGCGCTCGCGCTGGCCGGGACCGTGCCGTGCCCGGTCGCGGTGGTGCGGGGCGCCGCGCCGCGGGTGGCTCCGCCCCGCAACGGTCCGGTCGTCGTGGGCGTCGACGGATCCGCGACCGGGCACGCCGCCGCACTGCTCGCCGTCGACGTCGCAGCGTCGGTGGGTGCTCCGCTCATCGCCGTGCACGCCTGGTCCGACGTCGCCGAGAGCGGCGGCGGCCTGCGTCGCAGGCACGACGACTGGGCAGAGCTCGCCGAACAGGGTGGCGCGGTGCTCGCGGAGGAGATCCAGGCAGCGGCCGAGGCCCGACCCGCCCTGGACATCCGGCGCGACCTCGTGAACGACACCGCGCTGCGAGCGCTCCTGCGATGGGCCGACGACGCCCGCATGCTGGTCGTCGGACATCGCGGCCACGGGCTCACACAGGGCACGAGGCTCGGCTCGACGAGCCGCGCGCTGGTCGAGTTCGCCCCCTGCCCGGTCGTCGTCACCCCGCCGGTCCCGGCGCCGGTGGCGCAGGCCACCCACTCGACGAACGCAGCGCGATGA
- a CDS encoding universal stress protein, with the protein MDGSEPARRAVRWAAQEAGRRRVPLRVVTAFEWLFGRPIGQVGLGESYREIMLGVARRQLAESVRMAQHEQPTLEVQSQLVVGFPIAVLTEEARRSQLVVIGDRGLGGVTGLLLGSVAVALGAHADCPTVVVRDEAETPDSAAPVVVGVDGSPTSEAALAFAFEAAAAREVPLVAVHTWWDLLVDPSLAPLLDRDAIGDDERRALAERLAGWGEKYPDVPIERLVRRDHPARALVEQSQRAQLVVVGSRGRGGVAGLVLGSVSHAVLHRVHCPVAVVRPDTGEPG; encoded by the coding sequence GTGGACGGATCGGAGCCCGCCCGGCGCGCCGTCCGGTGGGCGGCTCAGGAGGCCGGGCGTCGGCGGGTGCCCCTGCGGGTGGTGACGGCCTTCGAGTGGTTGTTCGGCCGGCCGATCGGGCAGGTCGGGCTCGGGGAGAGCTACCGGGAGATCATGCTCGGCGTGGCCCGCCGGCAGCTGGCCGAGTCGGTTCGGATGGCGCAGCACGAGCAGCCGACGCTCGAGGTGCAGTCGCAGCTGGTGGTGGGCTTCCCGATCGCGGTCCTGACCGAGGAGGCGCGGCGGTCGCAGTTGGTCGTGATCGGTGATCGTGGTCTCGGCGGGGTGACCGGGCTGCTGCTCGGCTCGGTCGCCGTCGCGCTCGGTGCGCACGCGGACTGCCCCACGGTCGTCGTACGCGATGAGGCCGAGACGCCCGACTCTGCGGCGCCGGTCGTGGTCGGGGTGGACGGCTCGCCGACGAGCGAGGCGGCGCTGGCGTTCGCCTTCGAGGCCGCCGCGGCGCGGGAGGTGCCGCTGGTGGCGGTGCACACGTGGTGGGACCTGCTCGTGGATCCGTCACTGGCCCCGCTGCTGGACCGGGACGCCATCGGGGACGACGAGCGCCGGGCGCTCGCCGAGCGGCTCGCCGGATGGGGGGAGAAGTACCCGGACGTGCCGATCGAGCGCCTCGTGAGGCGGGATCACCCCGCGCGTGCCCTGGTCGAGCAGTCCCAGCGGGCGCAGTTGGTCGTGGTCGGGTCCCGCGGCCGTGGTGGTGTCGCGGGTCTGGTGCTCGGGTCGGTCAGCCACGCGGTCCTGCACCGTGTGCACTGCCCGGTCGCAGTCGTGCGGCCCGACACCGGGGAACCGGGATGA
- a CDS encoding CBS domain-containing protein: MKTLMTQRLVGITADVSLATALRLMAEGGIRHLPVFDGSWCCGLLVETDVVGHLLAGVPEERSATSVAHLVRPAPAVTAAARRSVAARSIQIGGLDAVLVMEGDRLVGIVTTTDLIRSLAGRPDSIDAGTAP; this comes from the coding sequence GTGAAGACCCTGATGACGCAGCGGCTCGTCGGGATAACCGCGGACGTGAGCCTGGCGACCGCGCTGCGCCTGATGGCGGAGGGTGGGATCCGGCACCTGCCCGTGTTCGACGGCAGCTGGTGCTGCGGGCTGCTCGTCGAGACCGACGTCGTGGGCCACCTCCTGGCCGGCGTCCCCGAAGAACGGTCGGCGACGTCGGTCGCCCATCTCGTCCGCCCCGCGCCCGCGGTGACCGCTGCTGCCCGGCGGTCGGTCGCCGCACGCTCGATCCAGATCGGCGGGCTCGACGCCGTGCTCGTCATGGAAGGGGACCGGCTGGTCGGGATCGTGACGACCACCGACCTCATCCGCTCGCTCGCCGGACGTCCGGACAGCATCGACGCGGGAACGGCGCCATGA
- a CDS encoding AAA family ATPase, which yields MDEAKAEQAAALHETHIGVVLLLGDRAYKLKKPVRTAFLDFSTPEQRLTALRRELELNRRLAPDVYLGLSRVSAPSPTGEDVPSEDRRGEPAEHLLVMRRMPAERRLSTLVREGADVEGALRALARQVAAFHAGADRGPGIAAEGGREALRARWAANTVELHPYEGTVLPTSTPAAIDRLVTRFLDGRGPLFARRIAEDRIVDGHGDLIAADVFCLDDGPRALDCLEFDDRLRFVDGLDDVAFLAMDLERLGRPDLGEAFLDSYVEFSGDPAPMSLRHHYIAYRAGVRAKVGCIRHAQGDPTAGPEAAHYAAIALRHLRAGAPRLVLVGGLPGTGKSTLSGALADRFGAVVLSSDRVRKELAGIDPARPAGAAFGQGIYAPERTEELYAELLHRAEGLLGRGESVVLDASWTSAPHRATAVDLARRTSSELLQLECRAGAGTTARRIAGRHGDPSDATVPVATLMATVADPWPDAVPVDTAGPVGVALERAAALWRDAAG from the coding sequence GTGGACGAGGCGAAGGCCGAGCAGGCCGCGGCGCTGCACGAGACGCACATCGGCGTCGTGCTGCTGCTCGGCGACCGGGCGTACAAGCTCAAGAAGCCGGTCCGCACCGCGTTCCTCGACTTCAGCACTCCGGAGCAGCGGCTCACCGCGCTGCGCCGCGAGCTGGAGCTCAACCGCCGGCTCGCGCCGGACGTCTACCTCGGGCTCTCCCGGGTGTCGGCGCCGTCCCCCACCGGGGAGGACGTCCCTTCCGAGGACCGTCGCGGGGAGCCGGCCGAGCACCTGCTCGTGATGCGCCGGATGCCGGCCGAGCGGCGGCTCTCGACGCTCGTGCGCGAGGGGGCCGACGTGGAGGGCGCGCTGCGCGCGCTCGCCCGGCAGGTGGCCGCGTTCCACGCCGGCGCCGACCGCGGCCCGGGGATCGCGGCGGAGGGCGGCCGGGAGGCCCTGCGCGCCCGCTGGGCCGCGAACACCGTCGAGCTGCACCCCTACGAGGGCACGGTGCTCCCGACGTCGACCCCCGCTGCGATCGACCGGCTCGTCACCCGCTTCCTCGATGGCCGCGGCCCGCTGTTCGCCCGGCGGATCGCCGAGGACCGGATCGTCGACGGGCACGGCGACCTCATCGCAGCGGACGTGTTCTGCCTCGACGACGGTCCGCGGGCGCTGGACTGCCTCGAGTTCGACGATCGCCTGCGGTTCGTCGACGGCCTCGACGACGTCGCCTTCCTGGCTATGGACCTGGAGCGCCTCGGGCGACCGGACCTCGGCGAGGCGTTCCTCGACTCCTACGTCGAGTTCTCCGGCGACCCGGCACCGATGTCGCTGCGCCACCACTACATCGCCTACCGGGCAGGTGTTCGGGCCAAGGTCGGGTGCATCCGCCACGCGCAGGGCGACCCGACCGCCGGTCCCGAGGCCGCCCACTACGCCGCGATCGCCTTACGCCACCTTCGGGCGGGGGCTCCGCGCCTGGTCCTGGTCGGTGGGCTGCCCGGCACCGGGAAGTCGACGCTGTCGGGTGCACTCGCCGACCGGTTCGGCGCCGTGGTGCTGTCCAGCGACCGCGTCCGCAAGGAGCTCGCCGGGATCGATCCGGCGCGTCCCGCCGGCGCCGCGTTCGGTCAGGGCATCTATGCCCCCGAACGCACCGAGGAGCTATACGCCGAGCTGCTGCACCGCGCGGAGGGGCTACTGGGGCGGGGCGAGTCGGTCGTGCTGGACGCCTCGTGGACGTCGGCGCCGCACCGGGCGACCGCGGTGGACCTCGCCCGGCGCACCAGCAGCGAGCTGCTGCAGCTGGAGTGCCGTGCCGGCGCCGGGACCACGGCCCGCCGCATCGCCGGCCGTCACGGCGACCCGTCCGACGCGACCGTGCCCGTCGCCACGCTCATGGCGACCGTCGCCGACCCGTGGCCGGACGCCGTTCCCGTCGACACGGCGGGGCCGGTCGGGGTCGCGCTGGAGCGCGCCGCGGCGCTCTGGCGGGACGCGGCCGGTTGA
- a CDS encoding response regulator yields the protein MTISVFLLDDHEIVRRGIAQLLDGVDDITVVGEAGTAAQALARIPALRPDVAILDVRLPDGDGVTVCREIRSAVAPPPACLMLTSYADDEALFGAIMAGASGYLLKQVTGIDLVGAVRTIAAGGSLLDPKATAVVLERLRKGDQPADPRYASLSPQERRILHLIADGLTNRQIGAEMFLAEKTVKNYVSSLLHKLGFARRTEAAVYAAELRKDDSTR from the coding sequence GTGACGATCTCCGTGTTCCTCCTCGACGATCACGAGATCGTCCGACGCGGGATCGCCCAGCTGCTCGACGGGGTGGACGACATCACCGTCGTCGGCGAGGCGGGCACCGCCGCGCAGGCGTTGGCCCGGATCCCCGCCCTCCGCCCCGACGTCGCGATCCTCGACGTCCGCCTGCCCGACGGTGACGGCGTCACCGTCTGCCGGGAGATCCGCTCGGCCGTCGCCCCGCCGCCTGCCTGCCTGATGCTCACCTCCTACGCCGACGACGAGGCGCTGTTCGGCGCGATCATGGCCGGTGCCTCGGGCTACCTGCTCAAGCAGGTCACCGGTATCGACCTCGTCGGTGCCGTCCGGACGATCGCGGCCGGCGGATCGCTACTGGACCCCAAGGCCACCGCCGTGGTGCTGGAGCGGCTGCGCAAGGGCGACCAGCCGGCCGACCCCCGGTACGCATCGCTGAGCCCGCAGGAGCGGCGCATCCTGCACCTCATCGCCGACGGCCTCACCAACCGTCAGATCGGCGCCGAGATGTTCCTGGCCGAGAAGACGGTGAAGAACTACGTGTCGTCGCTGCTGCACAAGCTCGGCTTCGCCCGCCGCACCGAGGCCGCCGTCTACGCCGCGGAGCTGCGCAAGGACGACAGCACGCGCTGA
- a CDS encoding Acg family FMN-binding oxidoreductase has translation MTTFPEALGLAPEQVEALLVAVGQAPSLHNAQPWRLRLGREVVELYADPDRRLPAADPDDRELRIGCGAALYNLRLALLCNGIRPLVTVLPDVDRPELLAVVRRGGRKPPTPEQLQLLRAVPLRRTNRHPYADEPVSRPEQSALRRAALDEGGWLEIVDDPGLRVALRDIAARAHRAQMADAAFRGEFARWTGRTDGQADGVPAIAGTPAEPQDRWVLRDYTGGNRPARQPGKDFEPEPLIAVLTTHFSGPAAEVQAGQALQRVLLTATAEGLATSFLSHVVEVPQAREEVRRLIAGTRPPQAVLRIGHGWAVPPTSRRAPADLIGKQMGTT, from the coding sequence ATGACCACATTCCCCGAGGCACTGGGCCTGGCTCCCGAACAGGTCGAGGCACTCCTCGTCGCAGTCGGGCAGGCGCCGTCGCTGCACAACGCGCAGCCCTGGCGGCTGCGGCTCGGCCGGGAGGTCGTCGAGCTGTACGCCGATCCGGACCGCAGGCTCCCAGCAGCGGACCCGGACGACCGCGAGCTGCGCATCGGCTGCGGCGCCGCCCTGTACAACCTGCGGCTCGCGCTTCTCTGCAACGGCATCCGGCCGCTGGTCACCGTCCTCCCCGACGTGGACCGGCCGGAGTTGCTCGCGGTGGTTCGCCGCGGCGGGCGCAAACCGCCCACCCCCGAGCAGCTGCAGCTGCTGCGCGCCGTGCCGCTACGCCGGACGAACCGCCACCCGTACGCGGACGAGCCGGTCTCCCGGCCCGAGCAGTCGGCCCTGCGCCGCGCGGCGCTCGACGAGGGTGGCTGGCTGGAGATCGTCGACGATCCCGGCCTGCGCGTGGCTCTGCGGGACATCGCGGCCCGTGCCCACCGCGCCCAGATGGCCGATGCCGCATTTCGCGGAGAGTTCGCCCGCTGGACGGGCCGCACGGACGGCCAGGCCGACGGCGTACCCGCCATCGCGGGCACGCCCGCCGAGCCGCAGGACCGGTGGGTGCTGCGCGACTACACGGGCGGGAACCGGCCCGCACGCCAGCCCGGCAAGGACTTCGAGCCCGAACCACTCATCGCGGTGCTGACCACGCACTTCAGTGGACCCGCGGCCGAAGTGCAGGCCGGGCAGGCGTTGCAGCGGGTCCTGCTCACCGCCACCGCCGAGGGACTCGCGACGTCATTTCTCTCCCACGTCGTCGAAGTGCCGCAGGCGCGCGAGGAGGTGCGACGCCTCATCGCCGGCACCCGGCCACCGCAGGCGGTGCTTCGCATCGGCCACGGCTGGGCGGTTCCGCCGACCAGCCGGCGCGCCCCTGCGGACCTCATCGGGAAGCAGATGGGGACGACGTGA
- a CDS encoding Rv1733c family protein, whose protein sequence is MRPDPGRLPRRSTDRVEDLVAWLLTGAALLVIVFAVLTGVTVHGREAERAELNSRSASQTRAVLLEDAHVVSGEFGSAPAQVRARWADRVGREHVGVIAAMRSQPAGAEVEVWIDAAGEITSCPGHSANAMIGGIVAAIGVLCAGATPLLATWFGVRGLTWRSNSRRWERDWARVEPHWRRTTL, encoded by the coding sequence ATGCGACCTGACCCGGGGCGGCTTCCGCGCCGCTCGACTGATCGCGTCGAGGACCTCGTTGCGTGGCTCCTGACGGGGGCTGCCCTGCTGGTGATCGTCTTCGCTGTGCTGACCGGGGTCACCGTGCACGGCCGGGAAGCCGAACGCGCGGAGCTGAACAGCAGGTCGGCGTCGCAGACGCGCGCCGTGTTGCTCGAGGACGCGCACGTGGTGTCCGGGGAGTTCGGAAGCGCGCCCGCGCAGGTCCGGGCGCGCTGGGCCGACCGCGTCGGGCGGGAGCACGTAGGCGTCATCGCGGCGATGCGCTCGCAGCCCGCCGGCGCCGAGGTCGAGGTGTGGATCGATGCAGCGGGCGAGATCACCTCGTGCCCCGGGCACTCGGCGAATGCCATGATCGGTGGGATCGTGGCCGCGATCGGCGTGCTGTGCGCAGGTGCGACGCCTCTCCTCGCGACGTGGTTCGGGGTCCGCGGCCTGACCTGGCGGTCCAACTCCCGGCGGTGGGAGCGGGACTGGGCGCGAGTGGAGCCGCACTGGCGGCGCACCACCCTCTGA
- a CDS encoding universal stress protein, with product MTTAMTTATSTLEIPGVPRPGTPSRRPGRALVVVGDEIPGWAVRWCDRSAREIRHRLVPGPADPACAERVGAIMEITADAARRGDPVLVLPVLHRTYASPPRVVAAVRCFPDDAQPLTEAVACAGHMGADLVVAHGLPTSFGERSVGLDRAVQNATRLLDAAVRATSSSVPGLRVRPWLARVRADELVGEPLDADLLVLGGPRPDPWGGLGLVARSALFHAPCAVLMIPRPALSTSGPWSPTFGETTDPIPAAGGRP from the coding sequence ATGACCACAGCGATGACCACGGCAACGAGCACCCTCGAGATCCCGGGCGTCCCCCGGCCCGGCACGCCGTCGCGACGACCCGGTAGAGCGCTCGTCGTCGTCGGCGACGAGATCCCGGGCTGGGCCGTGCGCTGGTGCGACCGTTCGGCTCGGGAGATCCGTCACCGACTCGTCCCCGGCCCGGCGGATCCCGCGTGCGCGGAGCGGGTCGGCGCGATCATGGAGATCACGGCCGACGCGGCGCGCCGCGGGGACCCGGTGCTGGTCCTGCCCGTGCTGCACCGGACGTACGCGAGCCCGCCCCGGGTGGTCGCCGCCGTGCGGTGCTTCCCGGACGACGCGCAGCCCCTGACCGAGGCGGTCGCATGCGCCGGACACATGGGGGCGGACCTCGTCGTGGCGCACGGGCTCCCCACCTCGTTCGGCGAACGGAGCGTCGGACTCGACCGCGCGGTCCAGAACGCCACCCGGCTCCTCGACGCCGCCGTTCGGGCAACGTCGAGCAGTGTTCCCGGTCTCCGTGTGCGGCCGTGGCTCGCCCGGGTCCGGGCCGACGAGCTCGTGGGCGAGCCGCTGGACGCCGATCTGCTCGTTCTGGGTGGCCCGCGTCCGGATCCGTGGGGAGGGCTCGGGCTGGTCGCACGCAGCGCGCTGTTCCACGCCCCGTGCGCCGTCCTGATGATCCCGCGGCCCGCGCTGTCGACGTCCGGGCCGTGGTCACCGACGTTCGGCGAGACAACCGACCCGATCCCAGCAGCCGGTGGCCGACCGTGA
- a CDS encoding Acg family FMN-binding oxidoreductase produces MTTTTRLAEAVEDALHAPSVHNSQPWRWRIGSDEVHLHADPQRHLAATDPDRRDLVLSCGAALHHLRVALAARGLSADVRRIPDPEDTTHLATVAVWPGGEPADAALFPATARRRTDRRRMSRRAVPAEHLRTLVELAARNGATLVPVTRPATRQRLLAAIVAAEHLQREETGYAAELRMWTNRLPGGRDGVPAANVAAPPIDTLDPSPLRRFGRAELAQAAQAPGHGRGDDAAELLVVTTGADEILDRLRAGEATSAVLLAATRIGLATTPLSQALEIDSSRLRVQRDVLGVPEHPQLVIRVGWPASGAPTLPATPRRELRSVLLP; encoded by the coding sequence GTGACGACCACCACGCGACTCGCCGAAGCCGTCGAGGACGCCCTCCACGCACCGTCGGTGCACAACAGCCAGCCGTGGCGTTGGCGGATCGGCTCCGACGAGGTGCACCTGCACGCCGACCCGCAACGCCACCTGGCGGCCACCGACCCGGACCGTCGCGACCTCGTCCTCAGCTGCGGCGCGGCCCTGCACCACCTGCGCGTCGCACTCGCCGCGCGCGGTCTCTCCGCCGATGTCCGACGCATTCCCGACCCCGAGGACACCACCCACCTCGCTACGGTCGCGGTCTGGCCCGGGGGCGAACCGGCCGACGCGGCGTTGTTCCCGGCGACCGCGCGGCGCAGGACCGACCGCCGCCGCATGAGCCGCCGGGCGGTCCCGGCCGAGCACCTGCGCACCCTCGTCGAGCTGGCCGCCCGCAACGGGGCGACCCTCGTCCCGGTCACCCGGCCGGCGACGCGGCAGCGGCTCCTCGCGGCGATCGTCGCCGCCGAGCACCTCCAGCGCGAGGAAACCGGGTACGCAGCCGAGCTGCGGATGTGGACCAACCGCCTCCCCGGTGGCCGTGACGGTGTGCCGGCCGCCAATGTCGCCGCGCCGCCGATCGATACCCTCGACCCTTCACCGCTGCGCCGCTTCGGCCGGGCAGAGCTCGCCCAGGCAGCACAGGCTCCCGGGCACGGCCGCGGTGACGACGCCGCCGAGCTGCTCGTCGTCACGACCGGTGCGGACGAGATCCTGGACCGCCTGCGCGCCGGCGAGGCGACGAGCGCCGTCCTACTGGCGGCGACGCGGATCGGGCTCGCCACCACCCCGCTCAGCCAAGCCCTGGAGATCGACAGTTCCCGCCTGCGGGTCCAGCGGGACGTGCTGGGAGTACCCGAGCACCCGCAGCTCGTGATCCGCGTCGGGTGGCCGGCCTCGGGTGCGCCCACCCTGCCGGCGACACCGCGCCGCGAGCTCCGCTCCGTTCTCCTGCCATGA
- a CDS encoding pyridoxamine 5'-phosphate oxidase family protein gives MTAADRAAIVELVELDEAECLRLLTKSEIGRVVFTDAALPAAQPVTYLLDGEEVVFRTAGGSKLAAATRGAVVAFQVDEIDPRTRTGWAVLGIGEAYEVLVPDRLADLATRMPQPWAPNRTAHTIAVPLQRLTGRRLVAAPADAGEGRA, from the coding sequence GTGACAGCCGCAGATCGAGCGGCGATCGTCGAACTGGTGGAGCTCGACGAGGCCGAGTGCCTCCGCCTGCTCACCAAGAGCGAGATCGGCCGCGTCGTGTTCACCGACGCCGCCCTCCCGGCGGCTCAGCCGGTCACGTACCTCCTCGACGGCGAGGAAGTCGTCTTCCGCACCGCAGGCGGGAGCAAGCTGGCCGCCGCCACCCGAGGCGCGGTCGTGGCCTTCCAGGTCGACGAGATCGACCCGCGCACCCGAACCGGTTGGGCCGTGCTCGGCATCGGCGAGGCCTACGAGGTGCTGGTCCCCGACCGCCTGGCCGACCTGGCCACCCGGATGCCGCAACCATGGGCACCGAACCGCACGGCCCACACCATCGCCGTGCCCCTGCAGCGACTCACCGGGCGCCGGCTAGTCGCGGCTCCCGCGGACGCCGGGGAGGGACGGGCATGA
- a CDS encoding potassium channel family protein translates to MTDQVARKERSTTAATARRISAVVTLVAATALLLGGSAMWLIEREEPSRTVDSWGDALWWAVTTLTTVGYGDHIPVTTTGRLIAVALMAVGVAVLGGVAAVVALVVAQAVAAAEERALEAETEAVEHRIEARLDALDARLARIEDRLRLVAERAEADRR, encoded by the coding sequence GTGACCGATCAGGTGGCGAGGAAGGAGCGGAGCACCACCGCCGCGACCGCGCGCCGGATCTCGGCCGTGGTGACGCTCGTCGCCGCCACCGCCCTCCTCCTCGGGGGCTCGGCGATGTGGTTGATCGAACGCGAGGAGCCGAGCCGGACCGTCGACTCATGGGGCGATGCGCTCTGGTGGGCGGTGACGACCTTGACGACCGTCGGATACGGCGACCACATCCCGGTCACGACGACGGGCCGCCTGATCGCCGTTGCGCTGATGGCGGTCGGCGTCGCCGTGCTCGGCGGCGTGGCGGCCGTCGTCGCCCTCGTCGTCGCGCAGGCCGTCGCCGCGGCCGAGGAACGCGCGCTAGAAGCAGAGACCGAAGCGGTCGAACACCGCATCGAGGCCCGGCTGGACGCCCTCGATGCGCGGCTCGCCCGGATCGAGGACCGCTTGCGGCTCGTGGCAGAGCGCGCCGAAGCGGACCGGCGGTGA
- a CDS encoding SHOCT domain-containing protein, with protein sequence MMWWYGPGTGGWAMALMGIGMILFWALIILGLIAVIRYLQTTGDRPREERATPEELLAERFAGGEIDEQEYCQRLDTLHGRSGPAVKR encoded by the coding sequence ATGATGTGGTGGTACGGCCCCGGTACGGGCGGATGGGCCATGGCCCTCATGGGCATCGGCATGATCCTCTTCTGGGCGCTGATCATCCTCGGGTTGATCGCCGTCATCCGGTACCTGCAGACGACGGGCGACCGCCCACGGGAGGAGCGGGCCACCCCCGAGGAGCTGCTGGCCGAGCGGTTCGCCGGCGGGGAGATCGACGAGCAGGAGTACTGCCAGCGCCTGGACACGCTGCACGGCAGGTCCGGCCCGGCCGTCAAGCGTTGA